Proteins from one Methanococcus maripaludis C5 genomic window:
- a CDS encoding DJ-1/PfpI family protein, which translates to MTIVMVIAPERFRDEELFEPLQVFQSKNIATQVVSTTIGQHKGVMGKVMTTTKTIEEVNSNDFDAIVIVGGGGSRDFLWNNEKLLELLKEFNKQGKVTAAICISPAVLAQAGLLNGKKVTVFPDDESIAVLQQNGAIYLDEAVIVDGKVITGRNPDAAKEFGLKIAEALGK; encoded by the coding sequence GTGACCATAGTAATGGTTATTGCACCAGAAAGATTTAGGGATGAAGAACTTTTTGAACCTTTACAGGTATTTCAGAGCAAAAATATTGCTACACAGGTAGTTTCAACTACAATCGGACAGCATAAGGGAGTTATGGGCAAAGTAATGACAACAACAAAAACGATTGAAGAAGTAAATTCAAACGATTTTGATGCGATAGTTATTGTTGGGGGAGGGGGTTCACGAGATTTCCTCTGGAATAACGAAAAATTACTTGAACTTTTAAAAGAATTTAATAAACAGGGAAAAGTTACCGCCGCAATATGCATTTCGCCAGCAGTTCTAGCACAAGCGGGACTTTTAAATGGTAAAAAAGTAACAGTATTTCCAGATGATGAATCTATTGCAGTTTTACAGCAAAACGGAGCAATTTACCTGGACGAAGCTGTAATTGTGGATGGAAAAGTAATTACTGGAAGAAATCCTGACGCTGCAAAAGAATTTGGATTAAAAATTGCAGAAGCGCTTGGAAAATAA
- a CDS encoding UPF0146 family protein, producing the protein MDTIFKYINENYGHIKNKGLKVAELGIGFYFDNAKKLKDSGFEVIVIDINKNAVLDAKETGLNAFYDDLFNPDLKIYKNVGLIYSFRPPRDLQPFILEIAKKINCNLIVKALSGEEPIEELKLVNYKGKPIYVWKRD; encoded by the coding sequence ATGGATACAATTTTTAAATACATCAATGAAAATTATGGCCATATAAAAAATAAAGGTTTAAAAGTCGCAGAACTTGGAATTGGATTTTATTTCGATAACGCTAAAAAGTTAAAAGATTCCGGCTTTGAGGTAATTGTTATCGATATAAACAAAAATGCAGTTTTGGATGCTAAAGAAACCGGATTAAATGCATTTTATGATGATTTATTTAATCCAGATCTTAAAATTTATAAAAATGTTGGATTAATTTACTCGTTTAGGCCTCCAAGAGATCTTCAACCATTTATTTTAGAAATTGCAAAAAAAATAAACTGTAATTTAATTGTAAAAGCACTCAGCGGCGAAGAACCAATTGAAGAATTAAAACTCGTAAATTACAAAGGAAAACCAATTTACGTGTGGAAAAGGGATTAA
- a CDS encoding TatD family hydrolase: MDILKELPITDNHIHIDPVNGLGPEKVAKTFKNAGGKVMIIPNKPAFSTNLTKTMDEMISIIEKVRENGVLAFGILGVHPAELTVMIKNGIELETAKHYMIDALDYAKNMVLENDFLIGIGEVGRPHYEVEEKIWDASNEILTYSMEIAKDIDCAVQIHAESASKEQFFEFAEMAKSVKLSPEKVTKHHSSDMVLEGEEFGIFPSIVASKPIDTAIEKSTRFLMETDYIDDLKRPGVVLGIRTVPRKTRQLLENEIIDEEKCFKIHKENVEKVYEIEIEF; encoded by the coding sequence ATGGATATTTTAAAAGAACTTCCGATAACTGACAACCATATCCATATCGATCCAGTAAATGGACTCGGGCCAGAAAAAGTTGCAAAGACATTTAAAAATGCAGGTGGAAAAGTGATGATTATACCAAATAAACCTGCATTTAGTACCAATTTGACCAAAACAATGGATGAAATGATCTCGATAATCGAAAAAGTAAGGGAAAATGGGGTACTTGCATTTGGAATTTTGGGCGTTCACCCTGCAGAATTAACAGTAATGATTAAAAATGGAATCGAACTTGAAACTGCCAAACATTACATGATAGATGCACTTGATTATGCAAAAAATATGGTTTTGGAAAATGATTTTTTAATTGGAATTGGTGAAGTTGGAAGGCCGCATTATGAAGTTGAAGAAAAAATATGGGATGCATCAAATGAAATTCTAACTTATTCGATGGAAATTGCAAAAGATATCGATTGCGCAGTGCAAATACATGCTGAGAGTGCATCAAAAGAACAGTTTTTTGAATTTGCAGAAATGGCAAAATCGGTGAAACTTTCTCCAGAAAAAGTTACAAAACATCACTCTTCAGATATGGTTTTAGAAGGCGAAGAATTTGGAATTTTTCCATCAATTGTTGCTTCAAAACCAATTGATACTGCAATTGAAAAATCTACCCGATTTTTAATGGAAACCGACTATATCGATGATTTAAAAAGACCAGGGGTTGTTCTTGGAATAAGAACGGTGCCAAGAAAAACCAGACAGTTACTTGAAAATGAAATAATTGATGAAGAAAAATGCTTTAAAATCCATAAAGAAAACGTAGAAAAAGTTTATGAAATTGAAATCGAATTTTAG
- the flaK gene encoding preflagellin peptidase FlaK, which yields MIEYVIGALGLIIASVMDFRSREIEDYIWIFLAVFGILFAIYSSITLSDYSILINSISGFVICFILGYMMFLSGIGGGDGKMLIGLGALVPKFQMPIYTSLGTLLNLNYLPTFPIMVFINGIFFMVFLPFVILFRNILNGARPKTGKDVILMFFGEKMKVKNAKEQKRLIMGQNDKINFFPAADDEDFSKYADEEEIWVTPQIPLIIPITLSYLVTPIIGDRILDFLIPF from the coding sequence TTGATAGAATATGTTATTGGAGCGCTAGGATTAATCATAGCTTCAGTTATGGATTTTAGAAGTCGAGAAATTGAAGACTACATATGGATTTTTTTAGCAGTATTTGGGATTTTATTTGCAATTTATTCATCAATTACGCTTTCAGATTATTCAATTTTGATAAATTCAATTTCAGGATTTGTAATATGCTTTATTCTTGGATACATGATGTTTTTATCCGGAATTGGTGGTGGAGACGGAAAGATGCTAATTGGGCTTGGTGCATTAGTTCCAAAATTTCAGATGCCAATTTATACGTCCCTTGGAACACTTTTAAACTTAAATTATTTGCCCACTTTTCCAATAATGGTTTTCATAAACGGAATATTTTTCATGGTGTTTTTGCCGTTTGTTATATTATTTAGAAATATATTGAATGGTGCAAGACCAAAAACCGGTAAAGACGTTATTTTAATGTTTTTTGGAGAAAAAATGAAAGTAAAAAATGCAAAAGAGCAAAAAAGACTTATAATGGGCCAAAATGACAAGATAAATTTCTTCCCTGCAGCAGATGACGAAGACTTTTCAAAATATGCTGACGAAGAAGAAATCTGGGTTACACCACAGATTCCACTCATAATTCCAATAACCCTATCGTATTTAGTAACTCCAATAATTGGAGATAGGATACTCGACTTTTTAATTCCGTTCTAA
- a CDS encoding class I SAM-dependent methyltransferase → MHYFSENPDSKHDESTVSGILRGKKFSFKTDSGVFSPKKIDKGTIILVEELELLKSDNVLDVGCGYGVIGISIADEVNSVTMTDVNNRSVSLTRKNVKLNGKSEKNIEVFQGDLYEKVKNKKYSVIISNPPIKAGKELIHKIISKGHELLNENGSIWVVIQTKHGAKSLTKYMEEIYGNVETVTISGGYRVLKSVNTNNE, encoded by the coding sequence ATGCACTATTTTTCAGAAAATCCGGATTCAAAACATGATGAATCCACAGTTTCAGGTATACTTCGAGGAAAAAAATTTTCATTCAAGACTGATAGTGGAGTTTTTTCTCCAAAAAAAATCGACAAGGGGACCATAATACTTGTCGAAGAATTGGAACTCTTAAAATCCGACAATGTTTTAGATGTTGGATGTGGATACGGGGTTATCGGGATTTCAATTGCAGATGAGGTTAATTCAGTTACAATGACTGATGTAAATAACCGTTCTGTTAGCCTCACAAGAAAAAATGTAAAATTAAATGGAAAATCTGAGAAAAATATCGAGGTTTTCCAAGGGGACTTATACGAGAAAGTAAAAAATAAAAAATACAGTGTAATTATTTCAAATCCTCCGATAAAAGCAGGGAAAGAGTTAATACACAAAATTATTTCAAAAGGTCACGAACTTTTAAATGAAAATGGATCGATCTGGGTAGTTATCCAAACAAAGCATGGTGCAAAGTCACTTACTAAATACATGGAAGAAATTTATGGAAACGTTGAAACAGTCACGATATCTGGCGGATACAGGGTTTTAAAATCCGTAAATACGAATAACGAATAA
- the argF gene encoding ornithine carbamoyltransferase produces the protein MDLLTLWNLEREEVLKIIEDAEYFKKNRCGHDILKNKSIALIFESPSTRTRMSFDLAVHELGGHSLMMNEGEIHLGKKESIADTARVMSRFVDAIVARVKSHKTLEDLAEYGSVPVINALCDLAHPCQILADLLTMKENGKDFKGLKLAYFGDGNNVSNSLMIAGAILGMDVVIATPRSYEPSGLFVKKALEIIAKYGEGSLTLTDDPEIAAKDADVLYTDVWISMNDKNKNLEEILKIFPKFQINAELLSKAKEDAIVLHCLPANRGFEITDEVIDGKQSKVFDQAENRLHAQKSVLKYIFEH, from the coding sequence ATGGATTTATTAACACTTTGGAATTTAGAGCGAGAAGAAGTTTTAAAAATTATTGAAGATGCTGAATACTTTAAGAAAAATAGATGCGGCCATGATATCTTGAAAAACAAGAGTATTGCCTTGATTTTTGAGAGCCCATCTACCAGAACCAGAATGAGTTTTGATCTTGCAGTACACGAACTTGGGGGGCACTCCTTGATGATGAATGAAGGAGAAATCCACCTTGGAAAAAAAGAAAGCATTGCTGACACTGCACGAGTTATGAGCAGATTTGTTGATGCGATCGTTGCTAGAGTTAAAAGTCACAAAACACTGGAAGATCTTGCAGAATATGGAAGTGTTCCAGTAATTAATGCACTTTGCGACCTTGCACACCCTTGCCAGATTTTAGCAGACTTACTCACAATGAAAGAAAATGGCAAAGACTTCAAAGGACTAAAATTAGCATACTTTGGAGACGGAAACAATGTATCAAACTCTTTGATGATTGCAGGTGCAATTTTAGGAATGGATGTTGTTATTGCAACCCCTAGAAGCTATGAACCAAGCGGACTTTTCGTTAAAAAAGCCCTTGAAATAATTGCAAAATATGGGGAAGGAAGTTTAACCTTAACTGACGATCCAGAAATCGCTGCAAAAGATGCAGATGTGTTATATACTGATGTATGGATCAGCATGAACGACAAAAATAAAAATTTAGAAGAAATCTTAAAAATATTCCCTAAATTCCAGATAAATGCTGAACTTTTATCAAAAGCAAAAGAAGATGCAATAGTACTTCACTGCCTTCCTGCAAACAGGGGTTTTGAAATTACTGATGAAGTAATCGATGGAAAACAGTCCAAAGTATTCGATCAAGCTGAAAATAGGCTACATGCTCAAAAATCAGTTTTGAAATACATTTTTGAACACTAA
- a CDS encoding DMT family transporter, which translates to MNKVKGTAYTIYSSVAFGIMPFLTKFAYDGGANAVTTLMFRFLIAGLILYVFLKFKKISLKISKHNFVEILFYGAFLYALNTVFLYEAYNSIPTGVATTLHFIYPVTVTLLMLIIFKEKLGINKAFALIFSFLGMYCLVGGNCAGFDIYGVLLAAGSGLVYAGYIVSAGKCRYSKIDSYITIFYLSILSSVLLFIYGLFTNSLTLNMAFSSYVSIGIISVFCTVVALIAFLEGIKLIGPSNTAILSTLEPIVSIILGIILLNEVISFKIGFGSILILVSVIIVTIEKSKVPEIIEN; encoded by the coding sequence ATGAACAAAGTAAAAGGAACTGCATATACAATTTATTCATCCGTTGCATTCGGCATAATGCCTTTTTTAACTAAATTTGCATACGATGGCGGAGCAAATGCAGTTACTACATTAATGTTTCGTTTTTTGATTGCAGGATTAATTTTATATGTATTTTTAAAATTTAAAAAAATAAGCTTAAAAATTTCAAAACATAATTTTGTAGAAATTTTATTTTACGGCGCATTTTTGTACGCTTTAAACACAGTATTTCTTTACGAAGCTTATAATTCCATACCAACAGGTGTTGCAACCACATTACACTTCATCTATCCTGTAACCGTTACATTATTAATGTTAATCATTTTTAAGGAAAAGCTGGGAATAAATAAAGCTTTCGCACTTATTTTTTCATTTTTAGGAATGTACTGTTTAGTTGGCGGCAACTGTGCAGGTTTTGATATCTATGGAGTATTACTTGCAGCAGGTTCAGGTTTAGTTTATGCAGGATACATTGTTTCTGCTGGAAAATGCAGGTATTCAAAAATAGACTCGTATATAACCATATTTTATCTATCAATTTTATCTTCAGTCTTACTTTTTATTTATGGCCTATTTACAAATAGTTTAACATTAAATATGGCATTTTCAAGTTATGTTTCAATTGGGATTATATCGGTATTCTGTACGGTTGTGGCATTGATTGCATTTTTAGAAGGAATAAAATTGATAGGTCCATCTAATACTGCGATATTAAGCACACTCGAACCAATAGTGAGTATAATTCTAGGGATAATCTTATTAAATGAAGTAATTAGCTTTAAAATTGGTTTTGGTAGCATTTTAATTTTAGTTTCTGTAATAATTGTTACAATCGAAAAAAGTAAAGTTCCTGAAATTATTGAAAATTAA
- a CDS encoding ABC transporter substrate-binding protein, which produces MNNKLLILIIGTVLMFSGCVSSSEAQIDEDLSWKNVEENGVLKVGFCATWPPFESRNETTGEIEGFDVDLAKALGEELGVEVEIIDAEWQALLGGLSKGDYDTLITCMSKKEASVENVEMSDVYYELNDVIVVRIDNNEITSVSDLSGKIVGVQLGFGSEQAVDALSGIQEIKRYNYNPEAMIDLQNNRSDAVFVGYTYALSEISKCPDLKVLDTPVASAEIAMVQKEGAKELTAKLNEALSKIKENGMYDEIQDKWLILE; this is translated from the coding sequence ATGAATAACAAACTTTTAATTCTTATTATTGGAACAGTTTTAATGTTTTCAGGCTGTGTTTCCAGTTCTGAAGCTCAAATTGATGAAGATCTTTCTTGGAAAAATGTCGAAGAAAATGGCGTATTAAAAGTAGGTTTTTGTGCTACGTGGCCCCCATTTGAATCAAGAAATGAAACAACTGGCGAAATCGAAGGTTTTGATGTAGATCTTGCAAAAGCACTCGGTGAAGAATTGGGTGTTGAAGTTGAAATTATCGATGCTGAATGGCAAGCACTTTTAGGCGGACTTTCAAAAGGGGATTACGATACATTAATCACCTGTATGTCTAAAAAAGAAGCATCTGTCGAAAATGTAGAAATGAGTGACGTTTACTACGAATTAAACGATGTAATTGTTGTAAGAATTGATAACAATGAAATTACCAGTGTTTCAGATTTATCTGGAAAAATAGTTGGTGTACAGCTCGGTTTTGGTAGTGAACAAGCAGTTGACGCACTTTCGGGAATACAAGAAATAAAAAGATATAATTACAATCCTGAAGCAATGATTGATCTTCAAAATAACAGATCTGACGCAGTTTTTGTAGGATACACATACGCATTATCTGAAATTTCAAAATGTCCTGATTTAAAAGTTCTCGATACTCCCGTAGCTTCTGCAGAAATCGCAATGGTTCAAAAAGAAGGTGCTAAAGAATTGACCGCTAAATTAAACGAAGCACTTTCAAAAATAAAAGAAAATGGAATGTACGACGAAATCCAAGACAAATGGTTAATTTTAGAATAA